In the genome of Ignavibacteriales bacterium, one region contains:
- the trxB gene encoding thioredoxin-disulfide reductase: protein MSNNHHKVIIIGSGPAGFTAALYTGRANLNPVIFEGMQPGGQLTITTEVENYPGFEHGIQGPELMDVMRKQVQRFGATSIYKEVVEVDFSKRPFTVKTYDDVHTADAIIISTGASAKLIGLESESKYMGYGVSACATCDGFFFKGLKVIVVGGGDTAMEEANFLTKFASEVTIIHRRDEFRASKIMFERAQKNPKIKFLTNKVVKEVVGAEENGRKTMTGVILQDTVDGSTSELKADGLFIGIGHQPNTKLFKGIIDMDETGYLLTKSGSTYTNIEGVFAAGDVADKTYRQAITAAGSGCMAALDCERWLEAQEG from the coding sequence ATGTCTAACAATCATCATAAAGTAATTATTATCGGATCAGGTCCGGCTGGATTTACAGCCGCGTTATACACAGGCAGAGCAAATTTAAACCCGGTTATATTTGAAGGAATGCAGCCCGGCGGACAGTTAACTATCACAACAGAAGTAGAAAACTATCCAGGTTTTGAACACGGTATTCAGGGTCCGGAACTAATGGATGTAATGAGAAAACAGGTACAGCGCTTCGGTGCAACCTCAATTTATAAAGAAGTAGTAGAAGTAGATTTTTCAAAGAGACCGTTTACTGTAAAGACATACGATGATGTTCATACTGCTGACGCAATAATTATTTCAACTGGTGCTTCGGCCAAACTGATAGGATTAGAAAGTGAATCAAAGTACATGGGTTATGGTGTTTCAGCCTGCGCAACCTGTGATGGTTTTTTCTTTAAAGGGTTAAAAGTAATTGTTGTCGGCGGTGGTGATACTGCTATGGAAGAAGCAAACTTCCTGACAAAATTTGCGAGTGAAGTGACTATCATCCATCGTAGAGATGAATTCCGTGCTTCTAAAATTATGTTTGAGCGGGCACAGAAAAATCCGAAAATAAAATTCCTTACAAACAAAGTTGTTAAAGAAGTTGTCGGTGCAGAAGAGAACGGCAGAAAAACAATGACAGGAGTAATTTTACAGGATACTGTTGATGGTTCTACATCAGAACTGAAAGCGGACGGACTTTTTATCGGAATCGGTCATCAGCCAAATACAAAATTGTTCAAAGGTATTATTGATATGGATGAAACCGGTTATCTGCTTACTAAATCAGGTTCGACTTATACAAACATCGAAGGTGTTTTTGCCGCAGGTGATGTTGCCGATAAAACATACCGTCAGGCAATTACTGCTGCTGGCAGCGGTTGTATGGCGGCTCTTGATTGTGAACGCTGGTTGGAAGCTCAGGAAGGTTAA
- a CDS encoding Rieske 2Fe-2S domain-containing protein, whose product MKNSNLSESPELKDFSRICSLSDLKEGQGKRFMVNDVDIAVFRHEGNVYAVSNMCPHQHTTMIYDGTIEEGKIVCPIHGWMFDIKTGKMPMSKTGLEVYPVIVKGLSVYVKVHQKQLNW is encoded by the coding sequence ATGAAAAATTCAAATCTTTCTGAATCACCTGAACTAAAAGATTTTTCACGAATCTGTTCCTTATCCGATTTGAAAGAAGGGCAGGGAAAAAGATTTATGGTGAACGATGTTGATATTGCCGTGTTCAGGCATGAAGGAAATGTTTATGCAGTCAGTAATATGTGTCCGCATCAACACACGACCATGATTTACGACGGAACAATTGAAGAAGGAAAAATTGTATGTCCGATTCACGGATGGATGTTCGATATTAAAACCGGCAAAATGCCGATGAGCAAAACCGGTCTCGAAGTTTATCCCGTTATAGTTAAAGGACTAAGCGTTTATGTCAAGGTTCATCAGAAACAATTAAATTGGTAA
- the queG gene encoding tRNA epoxyqueuosine(34) reductase QueG: MITNQTVIDIAHSLGFDLVGFAKVEPLSSEIQKLKQWLEKDFHADMSYMARNFNKREDPSQIFSDVKSVISLGLNYNTPFTHNTKSDKEKNKLPAGKVSRYAWGKDYHLIIWEKLKLLETKLKEIDNSFNSISYVDTGPVMDKAWAVRAGLGWLGKHTNVINRNIGSWFFIATIFTNKDFTYSEIITDFCGSCTACLDACPTGAIVKEYVVDSNKCISYLTIENKNEIPTEYKGKFDDWIFGCDICQDVCPWNEKFSITSSIKDFEPKDGKTSLTMNEVKDMNDEEFKIRFSESPIKRTKLKGLKRNAEFLEE; the protein is encoded by the coding sequence GTGATAACAAATCAAACAGTAATTGATATAGCTCACTCACTCGGCTTTGATCTGGTCGGTTTTGCAAAAGTTGAGCCGCTTTCCTCTGAAATCCAAAAATTAAAACAATGGCTTGAAAAAGATTTTCATGCTGATATGTCTTATATGGCAAGAAATTTTAATAAGCGGGAAGATCCATCCCAAATTTTTTCTGATGTTAAAAGTGTAATTTCACTCGGACTTAATTACAATACGCCATTCACTCATAACACAAAAAGTGATAAAGAAAAAAACAAACTACCGGCAGGCAAGGTTTCAAGATATGCCTGGGGAAAAGATTATCATCTTATCATCTGGGAAAAGTTAAAACTGCTTGAAACAAAACTGAAAGAAATTGATAACTCGTTCAACTCAATTTCGTACGTTGATACCGGTCCTGTTATGGATAAAGCATGGGCTGTGCGTGCAGGTCTGGGCTGGCTCGGTAAACATACAAATGTAATTAACAGAAATATCGGGAGCTGGTTTTTTATAGCGACCATTTTCACAAACAAAGATTTTACCTATTCTGAAATCATCACAGATTTTTGTGGAAGTTGCACAGCATGTCTTGATGCCTGTCCAACCGGCGCTATTGTTAAAGAGTATGTAGTTGATTCAAACAAATGCATATCATACCTGACGATTGAAAATAAAAATGAAATTCCAACTGAGTACAAAGGAAAGTTTGACGACTGGATATTCGGCTGCGATATATGCCAGGACGTTTGCCCGTGGAATGAAAAATTTTCTATTACATCATCGATAAAAGATTTTGAACCTAAGGATGGAAAAACATCTTTGACGATGAATGAAGTAAAGGACATGAATGATGAAGAATTCAAAATCAGATTTAGTGAAAGCCCGATTAAAAGAACTAAACTTAAAGGCTTAAAAAGAAACGCAGAGTTTTTGGAAGAATAA